Proteins found in one Deinococcus sp. Leaf326 genomic segment:
- a CDS encoding S4 domain-containing protein has product MKQKLSTLVAQARGGRVVRTPFVDGDEIDRRLLQDDEVHHKFAGGFPDARRVILTLYPAHIPEVDSGVAVWRVTPAPGGPGWDLQDFSVHLRRLELNEEQLGDVREERGGAFLIAATGKAAQALGDLTELGGREVEVEEVGETAGKGSKVREVVVPSMRVDVVGAKGFGVSRAYFQQGIDGGKVRLNGQPARSSSEIREGDSLSADGLGRIDFKRVVNETRRGNFKVELDVHR; this is encoded by the coding sequence ATGAAGCAGAAGCTCTCTACCCTGGTGGCCCAGGCGCGCGGCGGGCGCGTGGTCCGTACGCCCTTCGTGGACGGCGACGAGATCGACCGCCGCCTGCTGCAGGACGACGAGGTCCACCACAAGTTCGCGGGCGGTTTCCCCGACGCCCGGCGCGTGATCCTGACCCTGTACCCCGCCCACATCCCCGAGGTCGATTCGGGCGTGGCCGTGTGGCGCGTGACCCCGGCCCCCGGCGGCCCCGGCTGGGACCTCCAGGACTTTTCGGTGCACCTGCGCCGGCTCGAACTGAACGAGGAGCAGCTCGGCGACGTGCGAGAGGAACGCGGCGGAGCCTTCCTGATCGCCGCGACTGGCAAGGCGGCACAGGCCCTGGGGGACCTCACCGAGCTCGGTGGGCGCGAGGTCGAGGTCGAGGAAGTCGGCGAGACGGCCGGCAAGGGCAGCAAGGTGCGCGAGGTCGTGGTGCCGTCCATGCGGGTGGACGTGGTGGGAGCCAAGGGCTTCGGGGTCAGCCGCGCGTACTTCCAGCAGGGCATCGACGGCGGCAAGGTCCGCCTCAACGGCCAGCCGGCCCGCTCCAGCAGCGAGATCCGCGAGGGCGACAGCCTCAGCGCCGACGGCCTGGGCCGCATCGACTTCAAGCGGGTCGTGAACGAGACGCGCCGGGGCAACTTCAAGGTAGAGCTGGACGTGCACAGGTGA
- the zapE gene encoding cell division protein ZapE, with the protein MIDLLARDPQVSPEEMSGGLVPSARFADVSFGNYRPNPEYPSQTQARDDLQTFVQGARQTQPGGWRLFRRARPGGRGLYLDGGFGVGKTHLLASAYHASGGKRALMSFQDLMYLIGALGMTRAVDTFKDHDLLLIDEFELDDPGNTHMANTFLGGVMPGGTSVVATSNTEPGALGQGRFNAGDFQRQIQGIAGRFSPHRVEGPDYRQRGTVPEEPLSAAEYAAWTGRQDPDTLAPVTQRDLGRHLLDVHPSRFAAMLEGVGALAVTDLRPMPDQNTALRFVHFVDKLYDLGIPAAFTGAPLGTLFDETYRHGAYAKKYSRALSRLSELLREARART; encoded by the coding sequence ATGATCGACCTGCTGGCCCGCGACCCGCAGGTGTCGCCCGAGGAGATGAGCGGCGGCCTGGTGCCCAGCGCCCGGTTCGCGGACGTGAGCTTCGGCAACTACCGCCCCAATCCCGAGTACCCCAGCCAGACCCAGGCCCGCGACGACCTCCAGACGTTCGTGCAGGGCGCGCGCCAGACCCAGCCGGGCGGGTGGCGACTGTTCCGGCGCGCGCGGCCGGGGGGGCGGGGCCTGTACCTCGACGGCGGGTTCGGGGTCGGCAAGACTCACCTGCTCGCCAGCGCGTACCACGCCAGCGGCGGTAAGCGCGCCCTCATGAGCTTCCAGGACCTGATGTATCTCATCGGGGCACTGGGCATGACCCGCGCGGTGGATACCTTCAAGGACCACGACCTGCTGCTCATCGACGAGTTCGAGCTCGACGACCCCGGCAACACGCACATGGCGAACACCTTCCTGGGCGGAGTCATGCCCGGCGGGACCAGCGTGGTCGCCACGAGCAACACCGAGCCCGGCGCGCTGGGACAGGGCCGTTTCAACGCGGGCGACTTCCAGCGCCAGATTCAGGGCATCGCCGGCCGCTTCTCGCCGCACCGGGTTGAGGGACCGGACTACCGCCAGCGCGGCACCGTCCCCGAGGAACCGCTCTCGGCGGCCGAGTACGCCGCCTGGACCGGGCGGCAAGACCCCGACACGCTGGCGCCCGTCACGCAGCGCGACCTGGGCCGGCACCTGCTGGACGTCCACCCCAGCCGGTTCGCCGCGATGCTGGAGGGGGTCGGCGCGCTGGCGGTCACGGACCTGCGCCCCATGCCCGACCAGAACACGGCGCTGCGCTTCGTTCATTTCGTGGACAAGCTCTACGACCTCGGGATTCCGGCGGCCTTCACCGGGGCGCCGCTGGGCACGCTGTTCGACGAGACCTACCGCCACGGCGCCTACGCCAAGAAGTACAGCCGGGCGCTGAGCCGCCTCTCCGAGCTGCTGCGCGAGGCCCGCGCCAGAACCTGA
- a CDS encoding serine hydrolase, which produces MFRRDPLRTRLAEVADLLDLGPAQGGVLPAVVRAALPRGGVLGVSRAGTRLLVPVGGVPTAGVFELASVTKPFTAALASALVTRGALDWDTPLRRLGGPLRGLPLHFTARRLAVHTAGVPGHPARAALTSLTHFHDPYGRMTGAQALASARRWSRETRPPTFLYSNLSVGVLALALAHAAGEDLSAAGYGAALARYVTGPLGLPRTGLRPPPGELVTPRGLLGGSEATGFGPLAGAGGLFAPAADLLTFGEAHLSGAAGEHWKAGEHPRGLPLPRAGATPGWFITPPPGPATPEAGWPRWHDGVARGTRTALGFSPASGAVVTVLARGGLSLLGTRNAAPALALLLLGAAVPPLTASSQG; this is translated from the coding sequence ATGTTTCGCCGCGACCCCCTGCGCACCCGCCTGGCCGAGGTAGCCGATCTGCTGGACCTGGGTCCGGCACAGGGCGGAGTGCTGCCGGCGGTCGTGCGCGCCGCGTTGCCGCGCGGGGGCGTGCTGGGCGTGTCGCGCGCAGGCACCCGGCTGCTCGTCCCAGTGGGCGGCGTCCCTACGGCGGGCGTCTTCGAGCTGGCGAGCGTGACCAAGCCCTTCACGGCGGCGCTCGCCTCGGCGCTGGTGACGCGCGGGGCGCTGGACTGGGACACGCCGCTGCGCCGGCTGGGGGGACCTCTGCGGGGGCTGCCCCTCCATTTCACCGCGCGGAGGCTCGCGGTCCACACCGCCGGAGTACCGGGCCATCCGGCGCGGGCGGCCCTGACCTCCCTGACCCATTTTCACGATCCCTACGGCCGCATGACGGGCGCGCAGGCTCTGGCGAGTGCGCGGCGCTGGAGCCGCGAGACCCGGCCCCCCACCTTCTTGTACTCGAACCTGAGCGTGGGCGTGCTGGCCCTGGCCCTGGCCCACGCGGCGGGCGAGGACCTGTCGGCGGCGGGCTATGGTGCGGCGCTCGCGCGGTACGTCACCGGTCCGCTGGGCCTGCCGCGCACCGGACTGCGCCCCCCGCCGGGCGAACTCGTCACCCCACGCGGCCTGCTGGGCGGCAGCGAGGCGACCGGCTTCGGGCCCCTGGCGGGCGCCGGAGGGCTGTTCGCGCCGGCGGCCGACCTCCTGACCTTCGGCGAGGCGCACCTGTCGGGCGCGGCGGGCGAGCACTGGAAGGCAGGCGAACACCCGCGCGGTCTACCCCTACCGCGCGCCGGGGCCACGCCGGGCTGGTTCATCACGCCGCCGCCCGGCCCGGCGACCCCGGAGGCCGGGTGGCCCCGCTGGCACGACGGCGTGGCGCGCGGCACCCGCACAGCGCTGGGCTTCTCGCCTGCCAGCGGTGCCGTGGTCACGGTCCTGGCACGCGGCGGCCTGTCCCTGCTGGGCACGCGGAACGCGGCCCCAGCCCTCGCCCTGCTGCTGCTGGGGGCAGCTGTACCGCCACTGACGGCAAGCAGCCAGGGGTAA